One genomic region from Pseudoduganella dura encodes:
- a CDS encoding cytochrome B6, whose protein sequence is MNASKLFVRSALAAAIALIPALVWTQDARPKPPPSPPQAPTSYSKVDITEPFNVTLERMKAARPAIERRQQDLLAQRYDLANRPAAGVTMFRGKPVQEGVRVKLPTGVSWQQLAGMSPDDIKAKGLYPAGFLPLSHPNHPEGGMLFPQFHIDEILRQEARDLNRFDLGFDLPDHILPEFPAPIFLTTHPEMGDVSKGQLLTIDNFYAIFNGILNPKQIEGLRLLLTPFPQQQFNQTEDRRSVRPSRGVTCFDCHANGHTNGSTHLVGDIRPQELRHRIETPTLRGVNVQRLFGSQRALKTVEDFTEFEQRAAYFDGDPVIATKKGVNVLERGSQVQFMGEFQALLDFPPAPKLNVLGKLDPKKATAQELRGEAVFNGKGQCVTCHAAPYYTDNLMHDLKTERFYKVQMVNGMKAVGDGKIKTFPLRGIKESPPYLHDGRLITLEDTVEFFNLVLETKLTDGEKADLVAFLRVL, encoded by the coding sequence ATGAATGCTTCGAAGCTGTTCGTCAGGAGTGCGCTTGCCGCCGCGATCGCGCTGATCCCGGCCCTGGTGTGGACGCAGGATGCCAGGCCCAAGCCGCCGCCATCTCCTCCGCAGGCGCCGACCAGCTATTCGAAGGTCGACATCACCGAGCCTTTCAACGTCACGCTGGAACGCATGAAGGCGGCTCGGCCCGCCATCGAGCGGCGCCAGCAGGACTTGCTGGCGCAGCGCTACGACCTCGCCAACCGTCCCGCGGCGGGCGTGACGATGTTCCGCGGCAAGCCCGTGCAGGAGGGCGTGCGCGTGAAGCTGCCGACGGGCGTCAGCTGGCAACAGCTGGCCGGCATGAGCCCCGACGATATCAAGGCGAAGGGGCTGTATCCGGCCGGCTTCCTGCCGCTGTCGCACCCGAACCATCCCGAAGGCGGCATGCTGTTCCCGCAGTTCCACATCGACGAGATCCTGCGCCAGGAGGCGCGCGACCTGAACCGCTTCGACCTGGGCTTCGACCTGCCGGACCACATCCTGCCCGAGTTCCCGGCGCCGATCTTCCTTACCACGCACCCGGAAATGGGCGACGTGTCGAAGGGCCAGCTGCTGACCATCGACAATTTTTACGCGATCTTCAATGGCATCCTCAATCCGAAACAGATTGAGGGCCTGCGCCTGCTGCTCACGCCGTTCCCGCAGCAGCAGTTCAACCAGACGGAAGACCGGCGCTCGGTGCGGCCCAGCCGTGGCGTCACGTGCTTCGACTGCCACGCCAACGGCCACACCAACGGGTCCACGCACCTGGTCGGCGATATCCGGCCTCAGGAACTGCGGCACCGGATCGAAACGCCCACGCTGCGCGGCGTGAACGTGCAGCGCCTGTTCGGTTCGCAGCGCGCGCTGAAGACCGTGGAGGATTTCACCGAGTTCGAACAGCGCGCCGCCTATTTCGACGGCGATCCGGTGATCGCCACGAAGAAGGGCGTCAACGTGCTCGAACGGGGCAGCCAGGTGCAGTTCATGGGCGAGTTCCAGGCGCTGCTGGACTTCCCGCCGGCACCGAAGCTGAACGTGCTGGGCAAGCTCGATCCGAAGAAGGCCACGGCGCAGGAGCTGCGCGGCGAGGCGGTCTTCAACGGCAAGGGCCAGTGCGTCACGTGCCACGCGGCGCCGTACTACACGGACAACCTGATGCACGACCTGAAGACGGAACGGTTCTACAAGGTCCAGATGGTGAATGGCATGAAGGCGGTGGGCGATGGCAAGATCAAGACCTTCCCGCTGCGCGGCATCAAGGAATCGCCGCCATACCTGCACGACGGGCGCCTGATCACGCTGGAAGACACGGTGGAGTTCTTCAACCTCGTGCTGGAAACGAAGCTGACGGATGGCGAGAAGGCCGACCTGGTGGCGTTCCTGCGGGTGCTGTAG
- the serB gene encoding phosphoserine phosphatase SerB, with product MNLVLQGLDDCYPRLERIAALAAPKRIARVSDTALRCEGISFSPALRQTIEVAAHAAKLDATYMMGSQHLADYKLVAMDMDSTLITIECIDEIADMQGLKPQVAAITEAAMRGELDFAESLRRRVALLEGLDASALQRVFEERLRLSPGAERMLRAVQVAGLKTLLVSGGFTYFTDRLKPLLGLDFTRANVLEIVDGKLTGKVLGDIVDAEAKRATVEQVCATLGISPNEAIVMGDGANDLKMMGIAGMSVAFRAKPVVREQATVALNYVGLDGILNLLG from the coding sequence ATGAACCTCGTCCTGCAGGGCCTGGACGACTGCTACCCCCGCCTCGAGCGCATCGCCGCCCTGGCGGCGCCGAAGCGCATCGCGCGCGTTTCCGATACCGCGCTGCGCTGCGAAGGCATCAGCTTTTCGCCCGCGCTGCGCCAGACGATCGAAGTGGCCGCCCACGCGGCCAAGCTGGACGCGACCTACATGATGGGCTCGCAGCACCTGGCCGACTACAAACTGGTGGCGATGGACATGGATTCCACGCTGATCACGATCGAATGCATCGACGAGATCGCCGACATGCAGGGCCTGAAACCGCAGGTCGCGGCGATCACCGAGGCGGCGATGCGCGGCGAACTCGATTTCGCCGAAAGCCTGCGCCGCCGCGTGGCGCTGCTCGAAGGGCTCGATGCCTCGGCGCTGCAGCGCGTGTTCGAGGAACGCCTGCGCCTGTCGCCGGGCGCCGAACGCATGCTGCGGGCCGTGCAGGTGGCCGGCCTGAAAACGCTGCTGGTCTCCGGCGGCTTCACCTACTTCACCGATCGCCTGAAACCCCTGCTCGGCCTCGACTTCACGCGCGCCAACGTGCTGGAAATCGTCGACGGCAAGCTCACCGGCAAGGTGCTGGGCGACATCGTCGACGCCGAGGCCAAGCGCGCCACCGTCGAGCAGGTATGCGCCACGCTGGGCATCTCGCCGAACGAGGCGATCGTGATGGGCGACGGCGCCAACGACCTGAAGATGATGGGCATCGCCGGCATGTCGGTGGCCTTCCGCGCCAAGCCCGTGGTGCGCGAGCAGGCCACCGTGGCACTGAACTACGTGGGGCTGGACGGCATCCTGAACCTGCTCGGCTGA
- a CDS encoding c-type cytochrome: MIRSSLALVYMVLAVHANAAPATAAAPAADLKAGAAAFRACASCHQVGPAARGAFGPHLNGLFGRRAGSTQYAYSAAMKKSPVVWNDRTLAAFLRDPDDVVPGTKMRLWGYSDERKIANLLAYLRQYQ; encoded by the coding sequence ATGATCCGCTCCAGCCTCGCCCTCGTTTACATGGTGCTTGCCGTGCATGCCAACGCCGCCCCTGCCACTGCCGCCGCTCCCGCCGCCGACCTGAAGGCCGGCGCGGCGGCATTCAGGGCCTGCGCTTCGTGCCACCAGGTCGGCCCGGCCGCGCGCGGCGCGTTCGGGCCGCACCTGAACGGCCTGTTCGGCCGCCGCGCCGGGAGCACGCAATATGCCTATTCCGCGGCGATGAAGAAATCGCCGGTTGTCTGGAACGACAGGACGCTGGCCGCGTTCCTGCGCGATCCGGACGATGTCGTGCCGGGCACGAAGATGCGCCTCTGGGGTTATTCCGACGAGCGCAAGATCGCCAACCTGCTAGCCTACCTGCGTCAATACCAATAA
- a CDS encoding CaiB/BaiF CoA transferase family protein codes for MEEKTSGPLAGIKVIEIGALIAAPFAARLMAEFGADVVKIEAPGDGDPIRKWRKLHNGTSLWWYLQSRNKRSVALNLKSPEGIAIVKELAAGADVLIENMKPGALEKLGLGWDVLHALNPKLTMVRISGYGQTGPYKDRPGFGAIGEAMGGIRYTTGEPGGVPARVGVSLGDSLASLHAVMGALMSVLRVKTGQGDGQVVDVSLVESVFNLMESLVPEYDLLGHVRERSGGALPGIAPSNSYPTRDGAYVVIAGNSNPIYRRLMAVIGRQDLADDPQFAQNDGRAAQATLIDAAIAGWTSRHPIEHVLAELETAAVPAGRIYSVADIVADPHYQARDMILRHRLPDGVEVAMPGIVPKLSETPGAVRWQGPALGEHTDTVLAQLGMTVADIARLRENGVVQ; via the coding sequence GTGGAAGAGAAAACGAGCGGACCCCTGGCAGGCATCAAGGTGATCGAGATCGGCGCGCTGATCGCGGCGCCGTTCGCGGCGCGGCTGATGGCCGAATTCGGCGCCGATGTGGTCAAGATCGAGGCGCCCGGCGACGGCGACCCGATCCGCAAATGGCGCAAGCTGCACAATGGCACATCGCTGTGGTGGTACCTGCAGTCGCGCAACAAGCGTTCGGTGGCGCTGAACCTGAAAAGCCCGGAAGGCATCGCGATCGTCAAGGAGCTGGCCGCCGGTGCGGACGTGCTGATCGAAAACATGAAGCCGGGCGCGCTGGAAAAGCTGGGCCTGGGCTGGGACGTGCTGCATGCGCTCAATCCGAAGCTGACGATGGTGCGCATTTCCGGCTACGGCCAGACCGGCCCCTACAAGGACCGCCCCGGCTTCGGGGCGATCGGCGAGGCGATGGGCGGCATCCGCTACACCACGGGCGAACCGGGCGGCGTGCCGGCCCGCGTGGGCGTCAGCCTCGGCGATTCGCTCGCGTCGCTGCACGCGGTGATGGGCGCGCTGATGTCGGTCCTGCGCGTGAAGACGGGGCAGGGCGACGGCCAGGTGGTCGACGTGTCGCTCGTCGAGAGCGTGTTCAACCTGATGGAAAGCCTGGTGCCCGAGTACGACCTGCTGGGCCACGTGCGCGAGCGCAGCGGCGGGGCATTGCCGGGCATCGCGCCGTCGAATTCCTATCCCACGCGCGACGGCGCCTACGTGGTCATCGCCGGCAACAGCAATCCGATCTACAGGCGCCTGATGGCGGTGATCGGCCGGCAGGACCTGGCCGACGATCCGCAATTCGCGCAGAACGACGGCCGCGCCGCCCAGGCCACGCTGATCGACGCGGCAATCGCCGGGTGGACGTCGCGCCATCCGATCGAACACGTTCTGGCGGAACTGGAAACGGCCGCGGTGCCGGCCGGCCGCATCTACTCGGTGGCCGACATCGTCGCCGATCCGCACTACCAGGCGCGCGACATGATCCTGCGCCACCGGCTCCCCGACGGCGTGGAGGTGGCCATGCCCGGCATCGTGCCGAAGTTGTCCGAGACGCCGGGCGCGGTACGCTGGCAGGGCCCCGCGCTGGGCGAGCACACGGATACCGTGCTGGCGCAGCTGGGCATGACGGTGGCCGACATCGCGCGGCTGCGGGAAAACGGCGTGGTGCAGTAA
- a CDS encoding DUF4870 family protein produces MAQDLVLDNRTDSAKSWAQWLYVAHGLSVLFTLGALSFIPLIFNYVKRPETDGTFVHSHHGWQIRSFWWYMVWMAVGWILVFTIVGLLFAWIVFAGAWLWKAYRLIRGFIALNNNEPI; encoded by the coding sequence ATGGCTCAGGATCTGGTTCTCGATAACCGCACCGACTCGGCCAAGAGCTGGGCTCAGTGGCTGTACGTGGCGCATGGCCTCAGCGTGCTGTTTACTCTCGGCGCGCTGTCGTTCATTCCGCTGATCTTCAATTACGTGAAACGCCCGGAAACGGACGGCACATTCGTCCACAGCCATCACGGCTGGCAGATCCGCTCGTTCTGGTGGTACATGGTGTGGATGGCGGTGGGCTGGATTCTCGTGTTCACGATCGTCGGCCTGCTGTTCGCGTGGATCGTGTTCGCCGGCGCCTGGCTGTGGAAGGCCTACCGGCTGATCCGCGGCTTCATCGCGCTGAACAACAACGAGCCGATCTGA
- a CDS encoding carbohydrate ABC transporter permease, producing MALTALGAYVLTFLWTARVSLSSARIFPTGDFVGLGQYERLFRNARWLLSLQNLAVYALLFIAACLVLGFLLAVFIDQQVAGEGALRTVFLYPYAMSFVATGLVWQWILNPELGIQGVARRLGFGGFTFDWIVRQETVLYTVVIATVWQASGLVMALLLSGLRGIDAELWKAARIDGIPKWRVYLSIVLPMLWPSLSTAFILLFVMVVKLFDAVVAMTQGGPGTASEVPAKFIMDYLFGRANVGLASAASIVLLLTVLAIVAPFCYARSRALQRSGG from the coding sequence ATGGCGCTCACCGCGCTGGGCGCCTATGTGCTGACGTTCCTGTGGACGGCGCGCGTATCGCTGTCGTCGGCGCGGATCTTCCCGACCGGCGACTTCGTCGGCCTGGGCCAGTACGAGCGCCTGTTCCGCAATGCGCGCTGGCTGCTGTCGCTGCAGAACCTGGCCGTCTATGCCCTGCTGTTCATCGCCGCCTGCCTGGTGCTCGGCTTCCTGCTGGCCGTGTTCATCGACCAGCAGGTGGCCGGCGAAGGCGCGCTGCGCACGGTGTTCCTGTATCCGTATGCGATGTCGTTCGTGGCCACGGGCCTGGTGTGGCAATGGATACTGAACCCCGAACTGGGCATCCAGGGCGTGGCGCGGCGGCTGGGCTTCGGCGGCTTCACGTTCGACTGGATCGTGCGGCAGGAAACCGTGCTGTACACGGTCGTCATCGCCACCGTGTGGCAGGCCTCGGGGCTGGTGATGGCGCTGCTGCTGTCCGGCCTGCGCGGCATCGACGCCGAACTTTGGAAGGCGGCGCGCATCGACGGCATCCCGAAGTGGCGCGTCTACCTGTCGATCGTGCTGCCGATGCTGTGGCCGTCGCTGTCGACCGCGTTCATCCTGCTGTTCGTGATGGTGGTGAAGCTGTTCGACGCCGTGGTGGCCATGACCCAGGGCGGCCCCGGCACGGCCAGCGAGGTGCCCGCCAAGTTCATCATGGATTACCTGTTCGGCCGCGCCAACGTGGGCCTGGCGTCGGCCGCGTCGATCGTGCTGCTGCTGACGGTGCTGGCCATCGTCGCGCCGTTCTGTTATGCCCGCAGCAGGGCGCTGCAACGGAGCGGCGGGTGA
- a CDS encoding ABC transporter ATP-binding protein: protein MANVSIRNLQIRLGASNVIDSLDLDVGAGEFVVLLGPSGCGKSTLLHSIAGLNDASAGSIRIGGRDMTYADPKDRGIALVFQSYALYPTMNVEANMSFGLRINGTPKAEIARRVARAAEMLQLGPLLGRKPGELSGGQRQRVAIGRAIVREADVFLFDEPLSNLDAQLRTELRRELKHLHARLGATMIYVTHDQVEAMTLADRMAVMKGGAIQQFDTPDAVYRAPENLFVATFLGSPGMNLFHGRLDCSDGVWFRNDHLALDVSRYPFRQAPAEGRRVVLGVRPEDVDVRADGACRAPVTLVEAMGAHRVLWHGFHGREVAAIVPDGRPGGAFTLRPDHISLFDEATTLRL, encoded by the coding sequence ATGGCCAACGTTTCCATCCGCAACCTGCAGATCCGCCTGGGCGCCAGCAACGTGATCGATTCGCTCGACCTCGATGTCGGTGCCGGAGAATTCGTCGTGCTGCTGGGGCCTTCCGGCTGCGGCAAGTCCACGCTGCTGCACAGCATCGCCGGCCTGAACGACGCGTCGGCCGGCAGCATCCGTATCGGTGGCCGCGACATGACGTACGCCGACCCGAAGGACCGCGGCATCGCGCTGGTGTTTCAGTCGTATGCGCTGTATCCGACCATGAACGTGGAAGCGAACATGTCGTTCGGGCTGCGCATCAACGGCACGCCGAAGGCGGAAATCGCGCGGCGCGTTGCACGGGCGGCCGAGATGCTGCAACTCGGGCCGCTGCTCGGGCGCAAGCCGGGCGAGCTGTCCGGCGGCCAGCGCCAGCGGGTGGCGATCGGGCGCGCGATCGTGCGCGAGGCCGACGTGTTCCTGTTCGACGAGCCGCTGTCGAACCTCGACGCCCAGCTGCGCACCGAGCTGCGGCGCGAACTGAAGCACCTGCATGCGCGGCTGGGCGCGACGATGATCTACGTGACGCACGACCAGGTCGAGGCGATGACGCTGGCCGACCGCATGGCCGTCATGAAGGGCGGCGCGATCCAGCAGTTCGACACGCCGGACGCGGTCTATCGCGCGCCGGAAAACCTGTTCGTCGCCACGTTCCTCGGCTCGCCGGGCATGAACCTGTTCCATGGCAGGCTCGATTGCTCGGACGGCGTGTGGTTCCGCAACGATCACCTGGCGCTCGATGTCTCCCGTTACCCGTTCCGCCAGGCGCCTGCGGAGGGCCGGCGCGTGGTGCTCGGCGTGCGGCCGGAAGATGTCGACGTGCGCGCCGACGGCGCTTGCCGCGCACCGGTCACGCTGGTCGAGGCGATGGGTGCCCACCGCGTGCTGTGGCACGGCTTCCACGGCCGCGAAGTGGCCGCCATCGTCCCCGACGGCCGCCCCGGCGGCGCGTTCACGCTACGGCCCGACCACATCTCGCTGTTCGACGAGGCCACCACCCTGCGGCTCTGA
- a CDS encoding cystathionine beta-lyase produces the protein MTTKKSPQTSLIHADYQPPAGFGAFPPAIHHASTVLFPNVAALRSGNWKDKSAYTYGLHGTPTTFTLEARLAQIEDGKDCLLAPSGLAAIAMVDLALLKTGDDVLLPDNVYNPNRVLGNWLQDAMGITARYYDPLVGAGIAALIGPNTKLIWTEAPGSVSMEVPDLPAICAAAKAKGVVVALDNTWSAGIALRAFDLGVDIVVQALTKYQSGGADVLMGAVISRDDKLHERLSLSHMRLGYGVGADDAYLVMRGLPTMKLRFDAHDAGARRVAAWLKTRPEITKVLHPAFEDCPGHEIWKRDFTGAGGLFSVLFDARHTEEQTDRFVDALKLFKIGYSWGGPNSLCVPYRIQGMRRGWPDAGILVRFNIGLEDPADLIADIEAALALL, from the coding sequence ATGACGACCAAAAAATCCCCGCAGACCTCGCTGATCCACGCCGATTACCAGCCGCCGGCAGGCTTCGGCGCGTTCCCGCCCGCCATCCATCATGCCTCGACGGTGCTGTTCCCCAACGTGGCGGCGCTGCGTTCCGGTAACTGGAAAGACAAGAGCGCGTACACCTATGGCCTGCACGGCACGCCCACCACGTTTACGCTGGAGGCGCGCCTGGCGCAGATCGAGGACGGCAAGGATTGCCTGCTGGCGCCGTCGGGCCTGGCCGCGATCGCGATGGTCGACCTGGCGCTGCTCAAGACCGGCGACGACGTGCTGCTGCCCGATAACGTGTACAACCCCAACCGCGTGCTGGGCAACTGGCTGCAGGATGCGATGGGCATCACCGCGCGCTACTACGATCCGCTGGTGGGCGCCGGCATCGCGGCGCTGATCGGGCCGAACACGAAGCTCATCTGGACCGAGGCGCCGGGTTCCGTGTCGATGGAAGTGCCTGACCTGCCGGCGATCTGCGCGGCGGCGAAGGCGAAGGGCGTGGTCGTCGCGCTGGACAACACCTGGTCCGCCGGCATCGCGCTGCGCGCGTTCGACCTCGGCGTCGATATCGTCGTGCAGGCGCTGACGAAATACCAGTCCGGCGGCGCGGACGTGCTGATGGGCGCTGTCATCAGCCGCGACGACAAGCTGCACGAGCGCCTGTCGCTGTCGCACATGCGGCTCGGCTACGGCGTCGGCGCCGACGATGCCTACCTGGTGATGCGCGGCCTGCCGACGATGAAGCTGCGCTTCGACGCGCACGACGCCGGCGCGCGCAGGGTGGCCGCGTGGCTGAAGACGCGGCCGGAAATCACGAAGGTGCTGCACCCGGCGTTCGAGGATTGCCCGGGCCACGAGATCTGGAAGCGCGACTTCACCGGCGCCGGCGGCCTGTTCTCTGTGCTGTTCGACGCCCGCCATACCGAGGAGCAGACCGACCGGTTCGTCGACGCGCTGAAGCTGTTCAAGATCGGCTACAGCTGGGGCGGGCCGAACAGCCTGTGCGTGCCGTACCGCATCCAGGGCATGCGCCGCGGCTGGCCGGATGCCGGCATCCTGGTGCGCTTCAATATCGGGCTCGAAGACCCGGCGGACCTGATCGCCGACATCGAGGCGGCGCTGGCGCTGCTCTGA
- a CDS encoding TspO/MBR family protein: MNTHRLAVNIKSLAGWLLVTFAAAALGAWASRDAPQFYAALNKPDWAPPAGVFGPAWTVLYLLMAIAAWQVWRVRGFSTAPRTLGLYLVQLAANALWSWLFFGWHMGAAAFAEVLLLWALILATTIAFWKVHRLAGAMLLPYLGWVTFASALTFACWQRNPQLLG, from the coding sequence ATGAATACACACCGCCTTGCCGTCAACATCAAGAGCCTGGCCGGCTGGCTGCTCGTCACGTTCGCCGCCGCGGCGCTGGGCGCCTGGGCCTCGCGCGATGCGCCGCAATTCTACGCCGCGCTGAACAAGCCGGACTGGGCGCCGCCGGCCGGCGTGTTCGGCCCCGCGTGGACCGTGCTGTACCTGCTGATGGCGATCGCGGCATGGCAGGTATGGCGCGTGCGCGGCTTCTCGACCGCGCCGCGCACGCTCGGCCTGTATCTCGTGCAACTGGCCGCCAACGCCCTGTGGAGCTGGCTGTTCTTCGGCTGGCACATGGGTGCCGCCGCATTCGCCGAGGTGCTGCTGCTGTGGGCACTCATCCTTGCGACCACGATCGCGTTCTGGAAGGTGCACCGCCTCGCCGGCGCGATGCTGCTGCCTTACCTCGGCTGGGTCACCTTCGCCAGCGCGCTCACGTTCGCCTGCTGGCAGCGCAATCCGCAATTGCTGGGCTAG
- a CDS encoding carbohydrate ABC transporter permease encodes MAVLPPAARVRPRKPLLTPARLGIYAFLLTAALFFLVPLYVMLVTSVKPMAEIRLGNIFALPLAPTFEPWRNAWQAACTGLECEGIRGGFWNSVKITVPSVLLSIAIGAVNGYALSFWRPRGANALFAVLMIGAFVPGQVLLYPLVRALAAAGLYSSLPGIVLVHLVFGMPMMTLLFRNYYAALPQELFMAARIDGGGFWRIFYSLMLPMSAPVMAVAAIMQVTNIWNDFLLGLVFAGSDNLPMTVQLNNIINTTTGERLYNVNMAATLLTSLVPLALYFFSGRWFVRGIASGAVKG; translated from the coding sequence CTGGCGGTGCTGCCGCCGGCCGCCAGGGTGCGACCGCGCAAGCCGCTGCTCACGCCGGCGCGTCTCGGCATCTACGCGTTCCTGCTGACGGCGGCGCTGTTCTTCCTGGTGCCGCTTTACGTGATGCTCGTGACGTCGGTGAAGCCGATGGCGGAAATCCGCCTCGGCAACATCTTCGCGCTGCCGCTGGCGCCGACGTTCGAGCCATGGCGCAACGCCTGGCAGGCGGCATGCACGGGGCTCGAATGCGAAGGCATCCGCGGCGGCTTCTGGAACTCGGTGAAGATCACCGTGCCCAGCGTGCTGCTGTCGATCGCGATCGGCGCCGTCAACGGCTATGCGCTGTCGTTCTGGCGGCCGCGTGGCGCCAACGCGCTGTTCGCGGTGCTGATGATCGGCGCCTTCGTTCCCGGGCAGGTGCTGCTGTATCCCCTGGTGCGGGCACTGGCGGCGGCTGGCCTGTACAGTTCGCTGCCGGGCATCGTCCTCGTGCACCTGGTGTTCGGCATGCCGATGATGACGCTGCTGTTCCGCAATTACTACGCGGCGCTGCCGCAGGAACTGTTCATGGCCGCGCGGATCGATGGCGGCGGCTTCTGGCGCATCTTTTATTCGCTGATGCTGCCCATGTCGGCGCCTGTGATGGCGGTGGCCGCGATCATGCAGGTGACCAACATCTGGAACGATTTCCTGCTCGGCCTCGTGTTCGCGGGATCGGACAACCTGCCGATGACGGTCCAGCTGAACAACATCATCAACACCACGACCGGCGAGCGCCTGTACAACGTGAACATGGCCGCCACGCTGCTCACTTCGCTGGTACCGCTCGCGCTGTATTTCTTCTCCGGCCGCTGGTTCGTGCGCGGCATCGCCAGCGGCGCAGTAAAGGGATAA
- the rimO gene encoding 30S ribosomal protein S12 methylthiotransferase RimO, translated as MQSQPLSRLTKPADGSPAPKVGFVSLGCPKALVDSEQILTQLRAEGYETAKSYAGADLVIVNTCGFIDAAVQESLDAIGEALAENGKVIVTGCLGAKKDTDGSDLIQKIHPKVLAVTGPHAVGEVMAQVHTHLPKPHEPFIDLLPPQGVKLTPKHYAYLKISEGCNHRCSFCIIPSMRGDLVSRPIGELMIEAENLFKAGVKELLVISQDTSAYGIDVKFRSGFWNGRPVKTHMTQLTEALGQLAAQYGAWVRLHYVYPYPHVDEIIPMMSGGHILPYLDIPMQHAHPEVLKRMKRPASGEKNLERILKWRQMNPDLTIRSTFIAGFPGETEAEFEYLLDFLKEAQIDRLGCFAYSPVEGATANEIANPVPEELREERRGRVMLLQEEISKARLKAKIGKTVRVLIDELTPTGAIGRSAADAPEIDGVVHVKKPFEPNKKLAVGQFYDVGITRADAHDLWGEA; from the coding sequence ATGCAATCTCAGCCACTTTCCCGTCTTACCAAGCCCGCCGATGGATCGCCAGCACCGAAAGTGGGCTTTGTCTCGCTCGGCTGCCCGAAGGCGCTGGTCGATTCCGAACAGATCCTCACGCAACTGCGCGCCGAAGGGTACGAGACCGCCAAGTCGTACGCCGGCGCCGATCTCGTGATCGTCAATACCTGCGGCTTCATCGATGCCGCCGTGCAGGAATCGCTCGATGCGATCGGCGAAGCACTGGCCGAGAACGGCAAGGTCATCGTCACCGGCTGCCTGGGCGCCAAGAAGGATACCGATGGCAGCGACCTGATCCAGAAAATCCACCCGAAGGTGCTGGCCGTGACCGGCCCGCACGCGGTGGGCGAGGTGATGGCGCAGGTGCACACGCACCTGCCGAAACCGCACGAGCCGTTCATCGACCTGTTGCCGCCGCAGGGCGTGAAGCTCACGCCGAAGCACTACGCCTACCTGAAGATTTCCGAGGGCTGCAACCACCGCTGCTCGTTCTGCATCATCCCGTCGATGCGCGGCGACCTGGTGTCGCGCCCGATCGGCGAACTGATGATCGAGGCGGAAAACCTGTTCAAGGCCGGCGTCAAGGAACTGCTGGTGATTTCGCAGGACACGTCGGCCTACGGCATCGACGTGAAGTTCCGCTCCGGCTTCTGGAACGGCCGCCCGGTCAAGACGCACATGACGCAGCTGACCGAGGCGCTGGGCCAGCTGGCCGCGCAGTACGGCGCCTGGGTGCGCCTGCATTACGTGTATCCCTACCCGCACGTGGATGAAATCATCCCGATGATGAGCGGCGGCCACATCCTGCCTTACCTCGACATCCCGATGCAGCACGCGCATCCGGAAGTGCTGAAGCGGATGAAGCGCCCGGCCTCCGGCGAGAAGAACCTGGAACGCATCCTGAAGTGGCGCCAGATGAACCCCGACCTGACGATCCGCTCGACCTTCATCGCCGGCTTCCCGGGCGAGACGGAAGCCGAGTTCGAATACCTGCTGGACTTCCTGAAGGAAGCGCAGATCGACCGGCTGGGCTGCTTCGCCTACTCGCCGGTGGAAGGCGCGACCGCCAACGAGATCGCCAACCCGGTCCCGGAAGAGCTGCGCGAAGAGCGCCGCGGCCGCGTGATGCTGCTGCAGGAGGAGATTTCGAAGGCGCGCCTGAAGGCCAAGATCGGCAAGACGGTCCGCGTGCTGATCGACGAGCTGACCCCGACGGGCGCGATCGGCCGCTCGGCCGCCGATGCGCCGGAAATCGATGGCGTGGTGCATGTCAAGAAGCCGTTCGAGCCGAATAAAAAGCTGGCGGTCGGGCAGTTCTACGATGTCGGGATCACCCGCGCCGATGCGCACGACCTGTGGGGGGAAGCGTAA